CGACTCTTTGCGTGCATATCGCGCGGCGTTTTTACCAATCTGACGATAGGTTTCCAGCGTCAGCAGCGGAGCTTGAGAAAACAGCTCGAGGTTGCTTAACGGCAGCAGATCGCGCTGATGAATCACCGTGGTTCCTTTCGACTGGATGCCAATCCCGATGCCTGAGCCGCTGAGGTTTGCCGCATCCCATGCCATAAAAGAAACATCCGAGGTGCGCAGGATCCTTACTACCCGCGCATGTAATCCCTCTTCTTCGATGCCAGCAACCAGCTCTTTCAGAATCGCGTTGTGAGGCATATCAATCAGGGTTTTATGCTGGTGCTTGCCAAAGGCCGGGCCGACGCCAATCACCACTTCATCCACGCGTTCATCCGCGTTAGCCGCCTCGCCTTCGCTCACCTGTAAGGTGAAAACCGGCTTACGTTCAGTTGTGCATTCCACAGTGTTCCGCCTTATTCGATCGAGCCGGGCTGAACCACGCCCGCAATATTTTTAATTTCCGCCCAGCGTTCGGCACTGATGCGATAGCCGGTACCAGGTCCCTGATAATCATTGATGTCGTTGACGGCGCTGACGACGTCGAACTGGCGATCCAGAATGGCCGACGTTTGCAGGTAATCACCAGTAACACGCTGTCTCAGCATATTGAGGATATTGCTGGCGATATCTTCAAAACCGCTGCAACTCAACGCGCCGACGATATCCAGCCCGGTGATATTACGCTTCATCATCTCTTCCACGGCCGCCAGATCCTCCACTACATTGCGCGCAGGCATATCTTTGCTGCCGTGAGCATAAGTAGCGGCTTCCACTTCTTCATCGCTAATCAGCGGCAAGCCCAGTTCGCGGAACACCGCCTGAATGGCGCGTGCAGCCTTATTGCGTATAGCGATGGTTTCTTCTTCAGTCACCGGACGCAGACCGCCGTCAACCATCAGATCGCGTTGCAGGATGTTGTAATCATCGAAGTCTTCAGCGTCGAAGTTCGACCCGGCAAACATGTTGTCGTAGTTGGGTACCGCGCTGTAACCGGAGAAAATAAAATCGGTACCCGGCAGCATCTGCATCAGGGTGCGGGCTGTACGGCGAATATCGGAGTGAGAAAAGGTCTGGTCATTGGCGGAGGCCACTTCAAGGTCGAGCATT
This window of the Citrobacter freundii ATCC 8090 = MTCC 1658 = NBRC 12681 genome carries:
- a CDS encoding propanediol/glycerol family dehydratase medium subunit; this encodes MECTTERKPVFTLQVSEGEAANADERVDEVVIGVGPAFGKHQHKTLIDMPHNAILKELVAGIEEEGLHARVVRILRTSDVSFMAWDAANLSGSGIGIGIQSKGTTVIHQRDLLPLSNLELFSQAPLLTLETYRQIGKNAARYARKESPSPVPVVNDQMVRPKFMAKAALFHIKETKHVVQDAAPVTLHIALVRE